A region from the Sulfurivermis fontis genome encodes:
- a CDS encoding HIRAN domain-containing protein encodes MQWLYEDLPGVGVVQVLHAAPVVPPLSAQHAGFVLQPDFRQFVAVLDHEVLALLMRLEREPAPPAITRRDGEAPHPLPRSFFASVRNYNRLVALPPELQERRMQALHRFPALVAPVLLTAHRYPNVVDGKRHAWREVDEAVEAAIDAGRDLTGALAAHYGISRGLVRASVNAEYWHAPSHASRRGWLAMLDALPANQRPMLAEFERWLVYLPNYFALIGEDEDGDPLPLPASVHRGAFHLGWRATWEKAARRFGNLHPALADCDDFLTAVRDHLAVRLKRRRGPRIKRLAQAWLACHGLLGLLAASERWHRLRPHIDPTHVPTGFALPAVLGTFEAGERRARELLTPEALAEEGEAMHHCVGDYWAQCVAGERIFSLAAFGEYATAQYHPRLKPEADDTVYRLVQLRGPFNGEVSPRMQTFAREIEALINAPERRNARWAALEARGRLEVAELEWRQARQQAAPWLDAKTCRQLDAVIQWLELTPPGPEVLLCDYIAGYQYHDGPAVEDGLRVGDALTLTREPANPHDRLAVRLDWQGHKLGYLPRPANAEIALALDAGEKLAACIRRIDREADPWERVEVIVTALVTERAS; translated from the coding sequence ATGCAGTGGCTCTATGAAGACCTGCCTGGGGTCGGCGTCGTGCAGGTGCTCCATGCCGCGCCGGTGGTGCCGCCGCTATCCGCGCAACACGCAGGCTTCGTATTGCAGCCGGATTTCCGGCAGTTCGTCGCCGTGCTCGATCACGAGGTGCTGGCACTTTTGATGCGGCTCGAGCGCGAACCCGCGCCGCCGGCCATCACCCGCCGCGATGGCGAGGCGCCCCATCCGCTGCCGCGCTCATTTTTTGCCTCCGTGCGCAATTACAACCGGCTGGTGGCCCTGCCGCCGGAACTGCAGGAACGGCGGATGCAGGCTTTGCACCGCTTTCCGGCGCTGGTGGCGCCCGTTCTGCTTACCGCCCATCGCTATCCCAATGTGGTCGACGGCAAGCGCCACGCCTGGCGCGAGGTGGATGAAGCGGTGGAAGCGGCAATCGATGCGGGACGCGATCTCACGGGTGCCCTGGCCGCCCATTACGGCATTTCGCGGGGCCTGGTGCGTGCTTCGGTCAATGCCGAATACTGGCACGCGCCCAGCCACGCTTCACGGCGCGGCTGGCTGGCCATGCTCGATGCCCTACCGGCCAACCAGCGCCCGATGCTTGCCGAATTCGAGCGTTGGCTTGTCTATCTGCCCAACTACTTCGCCCTGATCGGCGAGGATGAAGACGGCGACCCGTTGCCCCTGCCTGCCTCGGTGCATCGCGGCGCGTTTCACCTCGGCTGGCGCGCCACCTGGGAAAAGGCCGCGCGGCGCTTCGGCAACCTGCACCCGGCACTGGCCGACTGCGACGACTTCCTCACGGCGGTGCGGGATCATCTGGCCGTGCGCCTCAAGCGCCGCCGCGGCCCGCGCATCAAACGGCTCGCGCAAGCCTGGCTTGCCTGCCATGGCCTGTTGGGTCTGCTTGCCGCCTCCGAGCGCTGGCACCGGCTGCGACCGCATATCGATCCCACCCACGTTCCAACCGGCTTTGCGCTGCCTGCGGTCCTGGGCACGTTCGAAGCGGGCGAGCGCCGCGCGCGCGAACTCCTCACCCCGGAGGCACTCGCCGAGGAAGGCGAGGCGATGCACCACTGCGTGGGCGACTACTGGGCGCAGTGCGTGGCGGGCGAGCGCATCTTCTCGCTTGCCGCCTTCGGTGAATACGCCACCGCCCAATACCATCCGCGCCTCAAACCCGAGGCGGACGACACGGTCTATCGCCTCGTGCAGCTGCGCGGGCCGTTCAATGGCGAGGTCTCGCCGCGCATGCAGACTTTTGCGCGCGAGATCGAGGCGCTCATCAACGCCCCGGAACGACGCAATGCGCGCTGGGCGGCGCTGGAGGCGCGCGGGCGGCTGGAGGTGGCCGAACTCGAATGGCGGCAGGCGCGGCAACAGGCCGCGCCCTGGCTCGATGCGAAGACCTGCCGCCAGCTCGACGCGGTGATCCAGTGGCTGGAACTCACCCCGCCCGGGCCGGAGGTGCTCCTGTGCGACTACATCGCCGGCTACCAATACCACGACGGCCCGGCGGTGGAGGATGGCTTGCGCGTGGGCGATGCGCTGACGCTCACACGCGAGCCGGCCAACCCCCACGACCGGCTCGCGGTGCGCCTGGATTGGCAGGGCCACAAGCTGGGTTATCTGCCGCGCCCGGCCAATGCCGAGATCGCGCTGGCGCTGGATGCGGGGGAGAAGCTTGCCGCCTGCATCCGCCGCATCGACCGCGAGGCCGACCCCTGGGAGCGGGTGGAGGTAATCGTGACGGCGCTCGTCACGGAGAGAGCGTCATGA
- a CDS encoding helix-turn-helix transcriptional regulator — protein sequence MNRTERFYRIDQMLSERRVVPLEVFLQELEVSRATFKRDLEYLRDRLNAPIVWDREAGGYRFGTTGDGPAYELPGLWFSAGELYALLAAQKLLAEVEPGILSAHIAPLQSRLMALLEAAGQSAQEVARRVRILSIARRPVEPQGFADIALALLNRKRIEIEAWNRARDEVNTRVVSPQRLTHYRDNWYLDAWCHWRNALRSFSLDTIRRVKVLPQKAREMTDMTLDAHYASAYGIFAGRPKGRAVLRFSPERARWVRAEIWHPEQSVEELPDGGLRLTLPYADERELLMDILRHGRHVVVEAPASLKKRVVEEIAAIAERYALLLKS from the coding sequence ATGAACCGCACCGAGCGTTTCTACCGCATCGACCAGATGCTCTCCGAGCGGCGCGTGGTGCCGCTCGAGGTTTTTCTGCAAGAGCTGGAAGTCTCGCGCGCGACCTTCAAGCGCGATCTCGAATATCTGCGCGACAGGCTCAACGCGCCCATCGTCTGGGATCGCGAAGCGGGCGGCTACCGCTTCGGGACGACTGGCGACGGGCCGGCCTATGAACTTCCGGGACTGTGGTTTTCCGCCGGCGAACTCTATGCGTTACTCGCCGCGCAGAAGCTTTTGGCCGAGGTCGAGCCGGGGATTTTGTCCGCCCATATCGCTCCCTTGCAGTCGCGGCTCATGGCACTGCTCGAAGCGGCAGGCCAGTCGGCACAGGAAGTCGCCCGCCGCGTGCGCATCCTCTCCATCGCGCGCCGGCCAGTGGAACCGCAGGGTTTCGCCGACATCGCACTGGCGCTATTGAACCGCAAGCGTATCGAGATCGAGGCCTGGAACCGTGCCCGCGACGAGGTCAATACCCGCGTCGTCTCCCCGCAGCGCCTGACCCACTACCGCGACAACTGGTATCTGGATGCCTGGTGCCACTGGCGAAATGCCTTGCGCAGTTTCTCCCTCGATACGATTCGTCGGGTGAAGGTGCTGCCGCAGAAGGCACGCGAGATGACTGACATGACCCTGGATGCCCACTACGCCAGCGCCTACGGCATCTTCGCCGGCCGCCCGAAGGGCCGCGCGGTGCTGCGCTTTTCGCCCGAACGCGCCCGTTGGGTGCGCGCAGAAATCTGGCACCCCGAGCAAAGCGTTGAAGAGCTGCCCGATGGCGGCTTGCGGCTGACCCTCCCCTACGCCGACGAGCGCGAACTCCTGATGGACATCCTGCGCCATGGCCGGCATGTGGTGGTCGAAGCGCCGGCGAGCCTAAAGAAAAGGGTGGTAGAAGAGATCGCGGCGATCGCGGAGCGATATGCACTTCTGCTCAAGAGTTGA
- a CDS encoding Fic family protein — protein sequence MNSGDYKYIWQASDWPDWRFDLAALAGPMADVSRAQGLLMGRLADVRVALRDQASLAALTEDVVKTSEIEGEQLNVGSVRSSIARRLGVDIGALAPVDRHVEGVVEMVLDATANCQAPVTRERLFGWHAALFPTGYSGLSRIKVGSWRDDANGPMQVVSGPIGCQRVHFEALPADRLETETGRFLDWVNADSGEPPLVKAGLAHLWFVTLHPFDDGNGRIARAIGDLLLARADGSPQRFYSLSAQIQRERKAYYDILERTQKRSMDVTEWLMWFLDTLHRAVDHAQQTLNAVLAKARFWQHWAATPLNERQVKLLNRLLDGFEGKLTSSKWAAIAKCSPDTALRDINDLIARGVLRKSEAGGRSTSYELNDLPG from the coding sequence ATGAACAGCGGCGATTACAAGTACATCTGGCAGGCCAGTGACTGGCCGGACTGGCGCTTCGACCTGGCGGCGCTCGCCGGCCCCATGGCGGATGTGAGTCGTGCTCAAGGGCTCTTGATGGGGCGTCTGGCCGACGTGCGCGTGGCGTTGCGCGATCAGGCCAGTCTGGCCGCGCTCACCGAAGACGTGGTCAAGACCAGCGAGATCGAGGGCGAGCAGCTCAACGTCGGATCCGTGCGCTCGTCCATCGCGCGCAGGCTCGGCGTGGACATCGGAGCCTTGGCCCCGGTGGATCGTCACGTCGAAGGCGTGGTGGAGATGGTGCTCGATGCCACGGCCAACTGCCAGGCGCCGGTCACACGGGAACGCCTGTTCGGCTGGCATGCCGCGCTGTTTCCCACCGGCTACTCCGGCCTTTCCAGAATCAAGGTTGGCAGTTGGCGCGACGATGCCAATGGCCCCATGCAGGTGGTCTCCGGTCCCATCGGCTGTCAGCGCGTGCATTTCGAGGCGCTGCCCGCCGATCGACTGGAGACCGAGACAGGTCGCTTCCTCGACTGGGTCAATGCGGACTCGGGTGAGCCACCGCTCGTCAAGGCGGGGCTTGCCCATCTGTGGTTCGTGACCTTGCACCCGTTCGACGACGGCAATGGCCGTATCGCCCGGGCCATCGGCGACCTGCTGTTGGCGCGCGCCGACGGCAGCCCGCAGCGCTTCTACAGCCTGTCGGCGCAGATCCAGCGGGAGCGCAAGGCCTACTACGATATCCTGGAGCGCACCCAGAAGCGGTCCATGGACGTCACCGAGTGGCTCATGTGGTTCCTCGACACGCTTCATCGCGCCGTCGACCACGCGCAGCAGACCCTCAATGCCGTGCTGGCCAAGGCGCGGTTCTGGCAGCACTGGGCGGCCACACCCTTGAACGAGCGACAGGTGAAGTTGCTCAACCGGCTGCTCGACGGCTTCGAAGGCAAGCTCACCAGCAGCAAGTGGGCGGCCATTGCCAAGTGTTCGCCGGACACGGCGCTGCGTGACATCAACGACCTGATTGCACGCGGTGTGCTGCGGAAATCTGAAGCGGGCGGGCGCAGTACCAGCTACGAGCTGAACGATCTGCCTGGATAG
- a CDS encoding helix-turn-helix transcriptional regulator, with product MDVVHLNQKQLAARWNISEASLERWRSVGIGPKFLKLCGRVLYRQIDIEAYEESCLQISTSQSAVVAHGQTN from the coding sequence ATGGACGTCGTTCACCTCAACCAGAAGCAACTGGCTGCCCGCTGGAACATCAGCGAGGCCAGCCTCGAACGCTGGCGCAGCGTGGGGATAGGGCCCAAGTTCCTGAAGCTCTGCGGCCGGGTGCTGTACCGCCAGATCGACATCGAGGCCTACGAGGAGTCGTGCCTGCAGATATCAACCAGCCAGTCTGCGGTCGTTGCCCATGGCCAAACAAACTGA
- a CDS encoding DUF6088 family protein, translated as MAKQTEIVSRWIDAQPEGALLRSLDLEHLVNRDQASRQLVRLARHGRLRRVARGMYVAVTASRFGPVPPPADKLVQSLARITGHAIVRHGAAAASALGLTTQVPVRQIYLTDGRARTLNLGKQVIEIRRAPRWMLVLGDSLAGDVVRALEWLGPDLAETTVGKLVGCIGQDDWNAVLETRARLPAWMVVAIQKGLPASALVPFRR; from the coding sequence ATGGCCAAACAAACTGAGATCGTCAGCCGCTGGATCGATGCGCAGCCGGAGGGCGCCTTGCTCAGGAGCCTGGACCTGGAGCACTTGGTCAATCGCGATCAAGCGTCGCGGCAGTTGGTTCGCTTGGCACGGCATGGGCGTTTGAGGCGCGTAGCGCGCGGCATGTACGTCGCCGTGACGGCCAGCCGCTTCGGTCCAGTCCCGCCGCCCGCCGACAAACTGGTCCAGTCCCTCGCGCGCATCACGGGGCACGCCATCGTCCGTCATGGCGCGGCTGCGGCCAGTGCCCTGGGGCTGACCACGCAGGTCCCCGTCCGACAGATCTACCTGACCGACGGCCGCGCGCGGACGCTCAATCTCGGCAAGCAGGTCATCGAGATCCGCCGTGCCCCCAGGTGGATGTTGGTGCTGGGCGATAGTCTCGCCGGTGATGTCGTCAGAGCCCTTGAATGGCTTGGCCCGGACCTCGCCGAAACCACGGTCGGCAAGTTGGTTGGGTGCATCGGGCAGGATGACTGGAACGCCGTGCTCGAAACCAGGGCTCGCCTGCCGGCGTGGATGGTAGTGGCAATCCAGAAAGGTCTTCCCGCGTCGGCACTTGTTCCGTTTCGTCGGTAG
- a CDS encoding DNA methyltransferase, producing the protein MSTAQTALNGICPYFTMFPLDFPLNILKRRAQAGDVVLDPFCGRGTTNFAARLVGLRSLGVDSSPVAAAVTASKLATTTVDDILAEARTILTEREARHIPTSEFWQWAFHPTVLDALCRFREAFLEDCTTDARIALRGIVLGALHGPKQKTFPSYFSNQCPRTYAPKPAYATRFWQRRGLVPEPIDVLAVIERRAKRYYGTSSDITGVVRLADSREAEALQPETPETRFDWVITSPPYYGMRTYIPDQWLRNWFVGGPDAVEYTNRAQIVHSSPEDFAADLRQVWRNAESVCAEDAKMVIRFGGITDRRADPLDLIKSSLSDSGWRITTIREAGTATEGKRQADAFLRTKSKPMVEYDVWATRQ; encoded by the coding sequence GTGTCCACCGCACAAACGGCCCTGAACGGAATTTGCCCCTACTTCACGATGTTCCCGCTCGATTTTCCGCTCAACATCCTGAAGCGGCGAGCACAGGCAGGTGATGTCGTGCTTGATCCCTTCTGCGGCCGGGGCACCACCAATTTCGCTGCACGACTTGTCGGCCTCCGTTCCCTTGGGGTGGACTCCAGTCCGGTTGCTGCAGCCGTCACGGCCTCCAAGCTCGCGACGACCACCGTTGATGACATCCTTGCCGAGGCACGCACGATTCTGACCGAGCGTGAGGCGCGCCACATCCCGACCAGCGAGTTTTGGCAATGGGCGTTTCATCCGACCGTGCTGGACGCGCTGTGTCGATTCCGGGAGGCATTTCTGGAGGACTGCACCACGGACGCCCGCATCGCACTCCGTGGCATTGTCCTGGGTGCCCTGCATGGCCCGAAGCAGAAGACCTTCCCGAGCTACTTCTCCAACCAATGCCCCCGCACCTACGCCCCCAAGCCTGCCTATGCGACACGCTTCTGGCAGAGACGAGGGCTTGTGCCTGAGCCTATCGATGTCTTGGCCGTGATTGAACGGCGTGCGAAACGCTACTACGGAACGTCTTCCGACATCACGGGAGTCGTGCGATTGGCGGACAGCCGGGAGGCTGAGGCGCTCCAGCCAGAGACACCGGAAACCCGCTTCGACTGGGTGATCACCTCACCCCCGTACTACGGCATGCGGACCTACATCCCCGATCAGTGGCTCCGCAACTGGTTCGTGGGTGGCCCCGACGCTGTCGAATACACCAATCGCGCCCAGATCGTTCATTCAAGCCCTGAGGACTTCGCGGCCGATCTGCGTCAGGTATGGCGCAACGCGGAAAGCGTGTGTGCTGAAGATGCCAAGATGGTCATCCGGTTCGGCGGCATCACGGACAGGCGCGCCGATCCGCTCGACCTCATCAAGAGCTCTCTCAGTGACAGCGGCTGGCGCATCACCACCATCAGGGAGGCTGGGACTGCCACAGAAGGCAAGCGCCAGGCGGATGCTTTCCTGCGCACCAAGTCCAAGCCGATGGTCGAGTACGACGTTTGGGCGACCAGACAGTAG
- a CDS encoding ATP-binding protein — protein sequence MADIQLFPREQVVGIFRGFQQGGMEFHADLVLPYRNEFQNIPMHGQFLLVQLETPDEAVLGRIASFSSEGKLSFGSGEEFNIRAVREDRPIPEDLREQYLKYRVNIRVLGVLRKNGKGLTFVPSHRRLPHVGSKVAFPNDEVLREIAGHNIDGAPIGHLAFGEYIYAAGSKSFEAEDWMQVVNPEVLVRFPIESLVSRRSFIFARAGFGKSNLNKLLFSKLYETTPFVTKRAGKQVPVGTVIFDPDGEYFWPDDKGRPGLCDVPALEDKVVVFTDRKNPSPFYQSFVAGGIKLDIRRLRPGDVISIALGPERQEQQNVRKLRGLPQDRWESLVNLIDTNGNTTPLDDICRLLDLDPQRQEAEALAARGNMTAIVKMLHDKSSQLMDMLVHALSEGKLCVIDVSQMRGGQSLVLSGLILRRIFDRNQQEFTAADPKTIPTIAVVEEAQSVLNENAPAAEPYIAWVKEGRKYDLGALLITQQPGSIPVEILSQGDNWFIFHLLSAADLTSLKRANAHFSDDLLSSLLNEPIPGQGVFWSSVGGKPYPVSLRALSFEKMFSMRDHDYNQPAGHTYAQTLRSTFSGMRQIATTVRVPEAEGAGALFPAEAEVEDAEPVDVMANIEQRAIDALRADAKLMAKIESTDGAAWGSIKAFFLDQLPEHLDDRDTLAYRLVKKALDHLYGPQDQGWEQYRHPTRNTAYVRKRS from the coding sequence ATGGCAGACATCCAACTCTTTCCCAGGGAACAGGTCGTCGGCATCTTCCGGGGCTTCCAGCAAGGAGGCATGGAGTTCCACGCCGACCTGGTGCTGCCGTACCGGAATGAGTTCCAGAACATCCCGATGCACGGGCAGTTCCTCCTCGTGCAATTGGAGACGCCTGACGAAGCCGTGCTAGGCCGCATCGCCTCCTTCTCCTCAGAGGGCAAGCTGTCGTTCGGCTCCGGCGAGGAGTTCAATATCCGTGCAGTCCGCGAGGACCGGCCGATCCCCGAAGACCTGCGCGAGCAGTACCTCAAGTACCGGGTCAACATCCGCGTGTTGGGCGTGCTGCGCAAGAATGGCAAGGGGCTGACCTTCGTCCCCTCGCATCGCCGACTCCCCCATGTCGGTAGCAAGGTGGCCTTTCCAAACGATGAGGTGCTGCGCGAGATCGCCGGTCACAACATTGATGGCGCTCCCATCGGCCATCTGGCCTTCGGAGAATACATCTACGCCGCGGGCAGCAAGTCATTCGAGGCAGAAGATTGGATGCAGGTGGTCAATCCGGAGGTGTTGGTCCGCTTCCCGATTGAGTCATTGGTATCTCGCCGCAGCTTCATCTTTGCCAGAGCGGGCTTCGGCAAATCCAATCTCAATAAGCTGCTCTTCTCGAAGCTCTACGAGACGACGCCCTTTGTCACCAAGCGTGCCGGCAAGCAGGTCCCTGTGGGCACGGTGATTTTCGACCCAGATGGCGAATATTTCTGGCCCGATGACAAGGGCCGTCCAGGGCTGTGCGACGTCCCCGCTCTGGAGGACAAGGTCGTCGTCTTCACCGACAGGAAAAATCCGAGTCCTTTCTACCAGTCGTTCGTGGCTGGCGGCATCAAGCTGGATATTCGCCGCCTACGCCCAGGAGACGTGATTTCAATCGCACTCGGACCAGAACGTCAGGAGCAGCAGAACGTTCGGAAGCTGCGCGGGCTTCCGCAAGACCGGTGGGAGTCGTTGGTCAACCTGATCGACACCAACGGCAACACCACGCCGCTTGACGATATCTGCCGACTGCTCGACCTTGATCCTCAGCGGCAGGAGGCCGAGGCTCTGGCCGCCAGAGGCAACATGACAGCGATCGTGAAGATGCTGCATGACAAGAGCAGCCAGCTTATGGACATGCTGGTTCACGCGCTCTCCGAGGGGAAGCTGTGCGTCATTGACGTCTCGCAGATGCGCGGCGGCCAATCGCTCGTTCTCTCGGGCCTGATCTTGCGCCGGATCTTCGACCGGAACCAACAGGAATTCACTGCGGCCGACCCAAAGACCATCCCGACCATCGCAGTCGTCGAAGAAGCCCAATCGGTGCTGAACGAAAACGCACCGGCTGCAGAGCCCTACATCGCCTGGGTGAAGGAAGGGCGTAAGTACGATCTGGGCGCGCTGCTGATCACTCAGCAGCCGGGCAGCATTCCAGTCGAGATCCTCAGCCAGGGTGACAACTGGTTCATCTTCCACCTGTTGTCGGCGGCGGATCTCACGTCCCTGAAACGAGCCAACGCCCATTTCAGTGATGACTTGTTGAGCTCGCTTCTCAACGAGCCCATCCCGGGCCAGGGTGTGTTTTGGAGCTCAGTGGGAGGCAAGCCTTATCCAGTCAGCCTCCGCGCCCTCTCGTTCGAGAAGATGTTCTCGATGCGGGACCATGACTACAACCAACCCGCCGGCCATACCTACGCACAAACGCTGCGTAGCACCTTCTCCGGGATGAGGCAGATCGCAACGACGGTCCGCGTTCCCGAAGCCGAGGGCGCAGGCGCTCTGTTTCCTGCAGAGGCCGAAGTCGAAGACGCCGAGCCGGTAGACGTCATGGCAAACATCGAGCAGCGGGCTATCGACGCCCTGCGGGCCGATGCCAAGCTGATGGCAAAGATCGAATCCACCGATGGAGCCGCATGGGGCTCGATCAAGGCGTTCTTCCTCGATCAACTGCCGGAGCATCTGGATGACAGGGATACCCTGGCCTACCGGCTTGTGAAGAAGGCGCTTGACCATCTCTATGGCCCACAAGATCAGGGGTGGGAGCAATACCGCCATCCGACCCGCAACACTGCCTACGTCAGGAAGAGGAGTTAG
- the mads1 gene encoding methylation-associated defense system helix-turn-helix domain-containing protein MAD1, with protein sequence MKEDTGEIFTLDEVAAYLKVGKRTVYRLAAAKKIPAFKVGGTWRFRRQEIDQWITEQTEMGRQGRED encoded by the coding sequence ATGAAAGAAGACACTGGAGAGATATTCACCCTCGATGAGGTGGCGGCCTACCTCAAGGTGGGCAAACGCACGGTCTATCGCCTGGCGGCAGCCAAGAAGATCCCGGCATTCAAGGTGGGGGGTACGTGGCGGTTTCGTCGCCAGGAAATCGACCAGTGGATCACAGAGCAGACCGAGATGGGGAGGCAGGGCCGAGAGGACTAA
- a CDS encoding type I restriction-modification system subunit M — protein sequence MKSGKVQDQSQIKWISDFIWNIADNRLRDVYVRGKYRDVILPFTVLRRLDAVLEGTKQKVLERKRFLDKNNVAEQDGALRMAAGQAFYNVSEFTLATLKASSQGQRLREDFIAYLDGFSPNVQEILTKFKFRDQIQTLVDAHVLGYLIEDFLDPEINLSPMPVKDADGRIKLPALDNHGMGTVFEELIRRFNEENNEEAGEHFTPRDVVKLMAKLMFLPVADQIQSGTYLLYDGACGTGGMLTVAEETLRELAEEHGKEVSIHLFGQEINPETYAICKADLLLKGEGDEAEHIVGGADKSTLSADQFRSREFDFMISNPPYGKSWKTDFERMGVKQGFNDPRFIVSHGGDPEFKLITRTSDGQLMFLVNKLQKMKRHSPLGSRIAIVHNGSALFTGDAGQGESNIRRWILENDWLEAIIALPLNIFYNTGIATYVWVLTNRKPEHRKGKVQLIDASGWFQPLRRNLGKKNCELSEADIQRIVDLYLGPPQDTPQCKWFDTTDFGYWKITVERPLRLKSQLKRSAIESLRFASGDEALRAEIWAKYGDRLYAEFPKLKPEIEAWLKGDTGDDEDEPEGDDDEGTPAKKAVPEKRRKKLLDAATWQRDKTLVELALLAQQELGDGVFDDHNEFRARFEAAMAKHGKKLTAAEKKAIFKAVSWRDEAAPPVIAKHTKLKKDEHFEPGLDGVYLEVVGKDRFLVQYEPDTDLRDTEQVPLKEPGGIDAFFRREVLPHAPDAWIAREATKIGYEISFARYFYQPAPLRSLEEIRADILALERQTEGLLYKILGGS from the coding sequence ATGAAAAGCGGAAAAGTGCAAGACCAAAGCCAGATCAAGTGGATCTCCGACTTCATCTGGAACATCGCTGACAACCGCCTGCGCGATGTCTATGTGCGCGGCAAGTACCGTGACGTCATCCTGCCCTTTACCGTGCTTCGGCGTCTTGACGCCGTGCTAGAGGGAACCAAGCAGAAGGTGCTGGAGCGCAAGCGCTTTCTCGACAAGAACAACGTCGCCGAGCAGGACGGAGCCTTGCGGATGGCTGCAGGGCAGGCGTTCTACAACGTCTCCGAGTTCACGCTCGCCACGCTCAAGGCCAGCAGCCAGGGCCAGCGCCTGCGGGAGGACTTCATTGCCTACCTCGATGGCTTCTCACCGAACGTTCAGGAGATCCTCACCAAGTTCAAGTTCCGCGATCAGATCCAGACGCTGGTTGATGCGCATGTTCTTGGCTACCTGATCGAGGACTTTCTCGACCCCGAGATCAACCTGTCGCCGATGCCGGTCAAGGACGCCGACGGTCGGATCAAGCTGCCTGCGCTGGACAACCACGGCATGGGCACCGTGTTCGAGGAGTTGATCCGTCGCTTCAACGAAGAAAACAACGAAGAGGCGGGCGAGCACTTCACGCCGCGTGATGTCGTCAAACTGATGGCCAAGTTGATGTTCTTGCCGGTGGCCGACCAGATCCAGTCCGGCACCTACCTGCTCTACGACGGCGCCTGCGGCACGGGGGGCATGTTGACCGTTGCCGAGGAGACCTTGCGGGAGCTGGCCGAGGAACACGGCAAGGAGGTCTCCATCCACCTGTTCGGCCAGGAGATCAACCCCGAGACCTACGCCATCTGTAAGGCCGACCTGCTGCTCAAGGGCGAAGGCGACGAGGCGGAGCACATCGTCGGCGGTGCCGACAAATCGACCCTATCGGCCGATCAGTTCCGTTCCCGCGAGTTCGACTTCATGATCTCCAACCCGCCCTACGGAAAGAGCTGGAAGACCGATTTCGAGCGCATGGGCGTCAAGCAGGGTTTCAACGACCCGCGCTTCATCGTCAGCCACGGCGGCGATCCGGAGTTCAAGCTCATCACCCGCACGAGCGATGGGCAGCTCATGTTCCTGGTGAACAAGCTGCAAAAGATGAAGCGGCACTCGCCGCTGGGCAGCCGCATCGCCATCGTTCACAACGGCTCGGCCCTGTTCACAGGCGATGCCGGCCAGGGTGAGAGCAACATCCGGCGCTGGATACTGGAAAACGACTGGTTGGAAGCCATCATCGCGCTGCCGCTCAACATCTTCTACAACACCGGCATCGCCACCTACGTCTGGGTGCTCACCAACCGCAAGCCCGAGCACCGCAAGGGCAAGGTGCAGTTGATCGACGCGAGTGGTTGGTTCCAACCGCTGCGGCGTAACCTCGGCAAGAAAAACTGCGAATTGTCCGAGGCCGACATCCAGCGCATCGTCGATCTCTACCTCGGGCCACCGCAGGACACGCCGCAGTGCAAATGGTTCGACACCACCGACTTTGGCTACTGGAAGATCACCGTCGAACGCCCGCTGCGGCTCAAAAGCCAGCTCAAGCGCAGCGCCATTGAGAGCCTGCGCTTCGCCAGCGGCGATGAGGCCCTACGCGCCGAGATCTGGGCCAAGTACGGCGACAGGCTCTACGCCGAGTTCCCCAAGCTCAAGCCCGAGATCGAGGCGTGGCTGAAGGGCGACACCGGGGACGATGAAGACGAGCCCGAGGGCGATGACGACGAGGGCACGCCTGCAAAGAAGGCGGTGCCCGAGAAGCGCCGCAAGAAGCTGCTCGACGCGGCGACCTGGCAACGCGACAAGACCCTGGTAGAGCTGGCGCTGCTTGCGCAGCAGGAGCTGGGCGACGGCGTGTTCGATGACCACAACGAGTTCCGCGCTCGCTTCGAGGCGGCCATGGCTAAGCACGGAAAGAAGCTGACCGCCGCCGAAAAGAAGGCGATCTTCAAGGCCGTGAGCTGGCGTGACGAAGCAGCGCCACCGGTGATTGCCAAGCACACCAAGCTGAAGAAGGACGAGCACTTCGAGCCGGGGCTCGACGGCGTTTACCTCGAGGTGGTGGGCAAAGATCGGTTCTTGGTCCAGTACGAGCCAGACACCGACCTGCGCGATACCGAGCAGGTGCCGCTCAAGGAACCCGGCGGCATCGATGCCTTCTTCCGGCGTGAGGTGCTGCCCCACGCGCCGGACGCCTGGATCGCGCGGGAGGCCACCAAGATCGGCTACGAGATCTCCTTTGCCCGCTACTTCTATCAGCCCGCGCCGCTGCGCTCGCTGGAGGAAATCCGCGCCGACATCCTCGCGCTGGAGCGGCAGACCGAAGGTTTGCTGTACAAGATTTTGGGGGGGTCGTGA